The genomic interval CTCAGTCAGGCGCTGGCGCATGTCTCATTATCAACCGGTCCCTTAAAAACCGATATTTCATTTCATGATGATGTCGATGTCACACAGTGGATGTTGTATGTAAACGATGCCGTGTATTCCGGTCGCGGCCAAGCTCAGGGGCAGGGTAAAATATTTTCCTCCGACGGGCGCTTGCTGGCAACTTATGCCGTGCACACCATGATTCGGGATTTTAACCCGCAGGGCAATAAATCAGGACACAACGCAATGTAGTTGAGCGGGCAAATTGCGAGCCATTGGCAAAACCGGAGCGATGACACTATCGCTCCTTCAAAATCGTATCTGAATATCACCGTACACTGACCTGGGTAGCCCAATAAAATATCGGTCTCCCCCAAAACTACTGTAATCAGCCCGTTCCGCATAATATTGATTCGTCAGATTGGTCAACCGCAACCCAAAGCTGACATCGTTATTGATTTGTTGGCGTAATCTCAGATGCAATAAGTTGTGACCATCGTAACTGTGAAGGTTTTCGAGGTCGGTGTAATAGTCGCCCATGGATACCCATTCCAACTCGACACGGGTGTCTTGGGTCGGCCGCCAACCCAATTGCATTGATCCCATGTGATGAGGAGCGGAAACGATATCATTGCCATCGGTTTTCAGTAACGCACTGGAGCCGGGTGCAGTCACGTCATCGGTATATTCGTGACGTGCAAAGGTACCGCTCACATTGATGTCCCATTGTTCCGCTATTTTCCAAAACAACTGAAATTCCAGTCCGTAGTGCCGGGTTTCTCCGTTATCCAGGTTTAGGCGGTCTGAAGATTGAAAGATTACGTTATCCTTCGTCATATAGAAACTGGCCAGATCATAGTTGAATCCGCCAGCACGGCCTTTTAATCCCAGCTCTGCGCTGTTGATCTCTTCCGCATCCAGATCCGCGATTAATTGGCCTGCCTGCAATCGGTATAGCTCTGTTGCTTGCGGGGCACGGAAGCCGTGACTGAAATGCGCACGAGGGATGAACGTATCACTAAAGTGGTACACCAAGCCTGCATTGGTTGATAAATTATTAAATTGGTCGGTGCGATCTTCAGGGCGTGTGTAGCGACATCCGGTTGCTCCGCTTGACACGTTGACACAAGTATTGCCGTCTGCGTCGGTATCACCGCTGATCATGCGATTGTCGTAATCGTATTCCAGATTTTCAAAACGGCCGCCAAATGTTGCACTGAGACGCTCAGTCCATTGGTAGTCCATGGTCATGAACGTAGCGATAACCCGAGCTTTCACATCGTAGTCGTATTGCTTACCGGCGGGTATAGACCAGGAGAAATCCTCATCCTGGGTCTGCGTTAGGAAGGCGTCAGTAAACTCCAGGTCGACACCCTGAGACAGGACCAGCCGGGAACTGATTGGTGTGCGATAGGTGGTCTGAATCCCGATACTATTCTGCCCATTATGCTCCACCGGTTGACCGGGTAAGAAATGCATCAGAAACGCCATATCGGAATACCGCGCGTACGGTGTGATTATCAGTTCCGCCTCTTTCGCGAGCTCGCGTTCGAATCGGGTTTGCCAACGCAATGCCTGACTGTCCCTGTAGGCTTCTGGGTTGGGGTTCTGACGTCGAAGCGTTTTATCTTTATAGGCGTCTGTACCGACTACATAGCCAGCGGTTTCCTGATTCAGATTGTTGGCGCTGAACAGGGTGTAGCTGGACCATTGATCACCGGCGTAATCCAGGCGGGCCGTTAACTTTTGCTGATCGTACCCGGAGTCTTGCTGGTATCCACCGTCAGTAGATCCATTTACATTAACCCGAAAACCATAGCGTCCGTATTGCTCACTCGCGCTTGCCTTTATACGCCCGAATTCATTGGGACCGGCTTCGGCTGTCAACAAGGCTTCGGATTCTGCTGCCGGAGCAGGACTAATGACATTAATGACACCGTGCACCGCGTCTGAACTGTGCAGAGAAGTTCCGGGACCGCGCAGCACTTCAATTTGCTGCGCTTGCTCGGTATTCAGATCAAACAACTCATTCACATTGCAAAATCCGGTGGGGCGCACCGGAACGCCGTCTTCAGCGATATTAAATGCACCGCAGCTACCTGCACCGGTCAGCACCGGCGAACGAATGGCGGTGAGGTGTTCCTGACCATTACCACGGGTAATCCAAACACCAGCCATACGACTCGTCAGTTCGCTAATATGCGCAGCAGAAACTTGCTCGATCGCCTGCGTCGTTATCACGCTGAAGCTGTTGCTTAATGTGGATACTGGCTGCTCAATACGATTGGCCGTGACGGTAACTGATTCAAGCTGAGACCTATCGGCGGGAGTCGATTCTGTTGCGTAGGATTGTGGGGAGGTGCCG from Ketobacter sp. MCCC 1A13808 carries:
- a CDS encoding TonB-dependent receptor; the encoded protein is MNIFPSVLRYQKSGFSGLGIISAALPLALVAGTSPQSYATESTPADRSQLESVTVTANRIEQPVSTLSNSFSVITTQAIEQVSAAHISELTSRMAGVWITRGNGQEHLTAIRSPVLTGAGSCGAFNIAEDGVPVRPTGFCNVNELFDLNTEQAQQIEVLRGPGTSLHSSDAVHGVINVISPAPAAESEALLTAEAGPNEFGRIKASASEQYGRYGFRVNVNGSTDGGYQQDSGYDQQKLTARLDYAGDQWSSYTLFSANNLNQETAGYVVGTDAYKDKTLRRQNPNPEAYRDSQALRWQTRFERELAKEAELIITPYARYSDMAFLMHFLPGQPVEHNGQNSIGIQTTYRTPISSRLVLSQGVDLEFTDAFLTQTQDEDFSWSIPAGKQYDYDVKARVIATFMTMDYQWTERLSATFGGRFENLEYDYDNRMISGDTDADGNTCVNVSSGATGCRYTRPEDRTDQFNNLSTNAGLVYHFSDTFIPRAHFSHGFRAPQATELYRLQAGQLIADLDAEEINSAELGLKGRAGGFNYDLASFYMTKDNVIFQSSDRLNLDNGETRHYGLEFQLFWKIAEQWDINVSGTFARHEYTDDVTAPGSSALLKTDGNDIVSAPHHMGSMQLGWRPTQDTRVELEWVSMGDYYTDLENLHSYDGHNLLHLRLRQQINNDVSFGLRLTNLTNQYYAERADYSSFGGDRYFIGLPRSVYGDIQIRF